AACCATATCCACAAAACAATCAAGGCTGTCTTCCAGAGGATAATAGACCTGGGTCATCACTTTCCAATGACCTCCATCTTGATGTAGCATCTTATGGACAAAATCATCCAACATCCCTTGATCGGACTTCAGTACCCCCGCTAATACTTCCGTAGTAAAATCCTCGAGTGGTACTGTCAATCCCTCTCTCGTATACAAGTTCAACAGCTGCTCAAACACGGTTGTCGCCCGCTCAATCCTCATGCGTTCCACCACTCAGTCTCACATAATACCCACATTCCCCTGGACAAACTAATGCAGAAAATGAATCGAGGAGAATCGAACCGTCCTTGTCATTTTCTTCAAATACTTCCCATGCGTCTTCTATCAAAGGCAGACCACACATGGGGCAGCGGCTTTCGCCCATCAATGTTCCCTCCTCTATAGTTGGCTGCGAGTCGTTTATATAAACGTTTCTAATTTCAATGAAAAACCCTTAATTTTAAATAATTATCCCTGCCTTGAACCGACAATTCTCTCATTAACAAAGCCTCGCAACCCCTGATTAACACTATAAAAGAAACCATTTTAATCAAACGTTTGATTAAAATGCGTTGTCGAATACTATTTTGGGACAATGAACCTGTCCCTGTGTCCCTTTGCGCCCCTATTGGAGGTCGCTCAGCAAGTACTGCCCGTCCGCGTTATGTATGGTGTATGTCCATCTGAAGGTTTTGTTTTCGGTTTTGCCACTGCTGTAATTGATTTGTACTTCTTCATATACTTCGGCGGCAAAAATGCCTTCTTTTACTTTGTTGATGGATTCAATATTAAACATATTCAACGTTTCTGTTATGCCTTTATTATGAAGATTCTCGACTAATTGGTTTTGAGAGGAATAGAGTCTACTGTCTGGAAGCAGGTATGGTTCCACTATGCTAAAGTCGCCTTGATTAATGGCTTCAGTAATAGCACTCTCGTATTCTAAGACGGCATTATAGACATTTTTTTCTTCGTAAGCGTCCAGCTGAGCATCAACTTCTTTCTGCCAATTCTCATAATCCTGTTTCTGGGTTTTTTGGTCTTCTTCGTTTCTTTGGATATTCCTAATGATTTCTTCATTTTCCTTATTGTCGCTGTCCCCTGCCGCTCGCTCCCAATAGTTTTTCTCTGTAAAAGTTCCGAGGACAAGCCCCATGAACAATACGACAATTGACAGTGCTCCTGCTCCAAGAATCTTGAAAAATCCATCCATGTTCTTTTTTATAAGGGAAATTAAAGCCAATAAAGAACAAGCGAAAATCCCCAATAATCCAATGATCATCATTCCGATCGCTATGTAATTAAAAAATCCTTTCATTTCTATGTCTCCTTGCAGCGTTTATCCGTTTTTGCGTTTAAAATGTCTGATTGCGAATATGACTACAACGATGCCCCAAAATAAAGGCGACATCACAATCGATCCAATAACCGCTAACGCCGTTCCTAAAAAGTACAATACTAAAAAGCAAATCATTAAAATAAATCCTATTGAAATTAATCCGATAATGTTCCCCATAGCTGCCTCCCAATCTTAAGTTTTATAAAAACAACCATTCTATTTTAATACAAAAAATACAATTTTAGTTAAAAATATGAAAATATCAGGGACGCAGGGACAGGTTCCTCGTCCCTCCCCATATAAAAAAGAAAGCACAGATATTAAATCCACGCTTTCTTTACATCGGTCTATTTGTTAGGGGGACGAGGAACCTGTCCCCATGTACCTTATGGTGTTTCTTCTAAAGGCTGTTCAGCACTTGGTACATCGGTTTCTTGCTGCTCCCCTGTCACGTAAGCTTGAATTTTATCCATTTCTTCTAGAGCAAGTGTGCGCAAGTCTTCTACTTTTGCAAGAAGGGCATCTATCTGGTCCGCTTCCAAGCCTTTGCCGCCCAAATGATGAATTTGTTTTTCCACTGCATTGAGTTTATTTAATTGAGCATGTAGTTTTCCGAAAAAGCTATGATAATGGGAGTCTTCTTTCACTG
This DNA window, taken from Falsibacillus pallidus, encodes the following:
- a CDS encoding TcaA NTF2-like domain-containing protein is translated as MKGFFNYIAIGMMIIGLLGIFACSLLALISLIKKNMDGFFKILGAGALSIVVLFMGLVLGTFTEKNYWERAAGDSDNKENEEIIRNIQRNEEDQKTQKQDYENWQKEVDAQLDAYEEKNVYNAVLEYESAITEAINQGDFSIVEPYLLPDSRLYSSQNQLVENLHNKGITETLNMFNIESINKVKEGIFAAEVYEEVQINYSSGKTENKTFRWTYTIHNADGQYLLSDLQ